One Gordonia mangrovi genomic region harbors:
- a CDS encoding fused (3R)-hydroxyacyl-ACP dehydratase subunits HadA/HadB, giving the protein MSVTEAEIQQRIEALKNGVKLTPDEIAAHTKEMVGFNYTVDDYYEVGREEVRKHARAVQDDHPVHWNEQAAAEMGHDTLIAAPTFVSVLGIIAQRRLFEDVVTGYDLWQIMQTDQRLVFHQPVKVGDQLICDVSLESFRQMAGTDVLVTKNIIWNQHDEPVMTTFTSLVARPAVEADPDVLDKLEHVMMKVDREAVMPKTVHGPFDRYSAPDPQVDPKPYSAINFDDLTVGQELPPMTKTLTRGNLVNYAGVAGDPNPIHFSDEVAKVIGLETVVAHGMQSMGLGASFVSSFVGDPAAIFEYNVRFTSPVYVPAEGYAQVDFTGKIKSLDPETRRGVIAIVAKQGDRKIFGRALAHVQFN; this is encoded by the coding sequence ATGTCAGTGACCGAAGCAGAGATCCAGCAGCGGATCGAGGCACTGAAGAACGGCGTCAAGCTGACTCCGGACGAGATCGCAGCCCACACCAAGGAGATGGTGGGCTTCAACTACACCGTCGACGACTATTACGAGGTCGGCCGCGAAGAGGTCCGCAAGCACGCCCGCGCCGTCCAGGACGACCACCCGGTGCACTGGAACGAGCAGGCCGCAGCCGAGATGGGTCACGACACCCTGATCGCGGCACCCACCTTCGTCTCCGTGCTCGGCATCATCGCCCAGCGTCGTCTGTTCGAGGACGTCGTCACCGGCTACGACCTGTGGCAGATCATGCAGACCGATCAGCGTCTGGTGTTCCATCAGCCCGTCAAGGTCGGCGACCAGCTCATCTGCGACGTGTCGCTCGAATCGTTCCGGCAGATGGCCGGCACCGACGTGCTGGTGACCAAGAACATCATCTGGAACCAGCACGACGAACCGGTGATGACCACCTTCACCAGCCTCGTCGCGCGCCCGGCCGTGGAGGCCGACCCCGACGTCCTCGACAAGCTCGAGCACGTGATGATGAAGGTCGACCGCGAGGCCGTCATGCCCAAGACGGTGCACGGTCCGTTCGACCGCTACTCGGCTCCCGACCCGCAGGTGGACCCCAAGCCGTACTCGGCGATCAACTTCGACGACCTGACCGTCGGTCAGGAACTGCCGCCGATGACCAAGACGCTCACCCGCGGCAATCTCGTCAACTACGCCGGCGTCGCCGGTGACCCCAACCCGATCCACTTCTCCGACGAGGTCGCGAAGGTGATCGGCCTGGAGACCGTGGTGGCCCACGGCATGCAGTCGATGGGTCTGGGCGCCAGCTTCGTCAGCAGCTTCGTCGGCGACCCGGCCGCGATCTTCGAGTACAACGTGCGGTTCACCAGTCCGGTGTACGTCCCGGCCGAGGGCTACGCGCAGGTCGACTTCACCGGCAAGATCAAGTCGCTGGATCCGGAAACCCGCCGCGGCGTGATCGCCATCGTCGCCAAGCAGGGCGACCGCAAGATCTTCGGCCGTGCGCTGGCGCACGTGCAGTTCAACTGA
- the nusG gene encoding transcription termination/antitermination protein NusG, producing the protein MSTPDNEIESTTESLDAVESSAVDAVDETNDPGVEAQVEAAVDDEAAVDGGEVAVEEAEAVEDAVADEAEVADEVAAEEAPAEEADPVEELRKQLRRAPGDWYVIHSYAGYENKVKANLETRVQNLDVGDYIFQVEVPTEEVTEIKNGQPKKVNRKVLPGYILVRMDLNDESWGAVRNTPGVTGFVGMTSKPSPLSLNEVLQFLMPRVEAKKPAASKGAAAEGVEAAAAAATAVVEVDFEVGESVTVMDGPFATLPASISEVNAEQRKVKVLVSIFGRETPVELGFNQVEKI; encoded by the coding sequence GTGAGCACCCCGGACAACGAGATCGAATCGACCACTGAGTCGCTCGACGCCGTCGAGTCGTCGGCGGTCGACGCCGTCGACGAGACCAACGACCCGGGTGTCGAGGCTCAGGTCGAGGCCGCCGTGGACGACGAAGCGGCCGTCGACGGTGGCGAGGTCGCCGTCGAAGAAGCCGAGGCCGTCGAGGACGCCGTCGCCGACGAGGCAGAGGTGGCCGACGAGGTCGCTGCCGAAGAAGCCCCCGCCGAAGAAGCCGACCCGGTGGAGGAACTGCGCAAGCAGCTGCGCCGCGCGCCCGGCGACTGGTACGTCATCCACAGCTACGCCGGCTACGAGAACAAGGTGAAGGCCAATCTCGAGACCCGCGTGCAGAACCTCGACGTCGGCGACTACATCTTCCAGGTCGAGGTGCCGACCGAAGAGGTCACCGAGATCAAGAACGGCCAGCCCAAGAAGGTCAACCGCAAGGTGCTGCCCGGCTACATCCTGGTGCGCATGGACCTCAACGACGAGTCGTGGGGCGCGGTGCGCAACACCCCGGGCGTGACCGGGTTCGTCGGCATGACCTCCAAGCCGTCGCCGCTGTCGCTCAACGAGGTGCTGCAGTTCCTGATGCCGCGTGTGGAGGCCAAGAAGCCCGCCGCGTCGAAGGGTGCCGCCGCAGAGGGCGTCGAGGCTGCTGCCGCCGCGGCGACCGCGGTCGTCGAGGTCGACTTCGAGGTCGGCGAGTCGGTCACCGTCATGGACGGCCCGTTCGCGACGCTGCCCGCGTCGATCAGCGAGGTCAACGCCGAACAGCGCAAGGTCAAGGTGCTCGTGTCGATCTTCGGCCGCGAGACGCCCGTGGAACTCGGCTTCAACCAGGTCGAGAAAATCTAG
- a CDS encoding response regulator transcription factor: MHSTESVTVVRGEEELLRRTAHLFATATEVSCAANDLWTFAWAHGTGELADAAVRPRRTEQRVRKIYRAASLLDPVTANELANRLRRFGADIRVTSDEINETVIIDRRLVILAGDRAAGARSYSVITQPDTVAGVSSLFEAAWRSATDLASYDARIADVRRLAPQVLDLLSQGVKDETAARSLGLGVRTYRRRVAELMAALGAQSRFQAGMRAREIGIV; encoded by the coding sequence ATGCACAGCACCGAGTCGGTCACCGTCGTGCGCGGTGAGGAGGAACTGCTCCGACGAACAGCGCATCTGTTCGCCACCGCCACCGAGGTCTCCTGCGCGGCCAACGATCTGTGGACCTTCGCGTGGGCGCACGGCACCGGAGAACTGGCCGACGCGGCGGTTCGGCCACGTCGGACCGAACAGCGCGTCCGGAAGATCTACCGGGCGGCGAGCCTGCTCGATCCGGTCACCGCCAACGAGCTGGCCAACCGTCTGCGCCGGTTCGGTGCCGACATCCGCGTGACGAGTGACGAGATCAACGAGACCGTCATCATCGACCGGCGGCTGGTGATCCTGGCCGGCGACCGCGCTGCCGGCGCACGCAGCTATAGCGTGATCACTCAGCCGGACACCGTCGCCGGGGTGTCGTCGTTGTTCGAGGCCGCGTGGCGGTCGGCGACCGATCTCGCTTCCTACGACGCGCGCATCGCCGACGTCCGCCGCCTGGCCCCGCAGGTGCTCGACCTGCTGAGCCAGGGGGTGAAGGACGAGACGGCGGCACGCAGCCTCGGGCTCGGTGTGCGGACGTATCGTCGGCGGGTCGCCGAGTTGATGGCGGCGCTCGGCGCGCAGTCGCGGTTTCAGGCCGGGATGCGCGCGCGGGAGATCGGGATCGTCTAG
- the secE gene encoding preprotein translocase subunit SecE: MSKRDRAARAKGADDTSTDKAGELEGRENVEETGAESGEVRPSGKRSSRRRPSASASSTGGDAGTGTGATVAVTERKKKADAGQSRNPFVRIWVFLQQVVAELKKVIWPTRREMITYTIVVLIFVIVMTAFISGLDLVFARGVLWLFG; this comes from the coding sequence GTGAGCAAGCGAGATCGAGCTGCCCGCGCGAAAGGTGCGGACGACACCTCCACCGACAAGGCGGGGGAGCTCGAAGGTCGCGAGAACGTCGAGGAGACCGGCGCGGAGTCGGGTGAAGTCCGTCCTTCGGGCAAACGCTCGTCGCGCCGGCGTCCGTCGGCGAGTGCCTCCAGCACCGGCGGCGACGCGGGCACCGGCACCGGTGCCACGGTCGCGGTCACAGAACGCAAGAAGAAGGCCGATGCAGGCCAGAGTCGCAATCCGTTCGTGCGGATCTGGGTCTTTCTGCAGCAGGTCGTCGCCGAACTGAAGAAGGTCATCTGGCCCACCCGCCGGGAGATGATCACCTACACGATCGTCGTGCTGATTTTCGTGATCGTCATGACCGCCTTCATCTCCGGTCTCGACCTGGTCTTCGCCAGGGGAGTCCTCTGGCTGTTCGGCTGA
- the rpmG gene encoding 50S ribosomal protein L33, protein MASSTDVRPKITLACEVCKHRNYITKKNRRNDPDRLEIKKFCPNCGKHQAHKESR, encoded by the coding sequence GTGGCCTCCTCAACAGATGTTCGCCCCAAGATCACCTTGGCGTGCGAGGTGTGCAAGCACCGTAACTACATCACCAAGAAGAACCGCCGCAACGATCCCGACCGCCTCGAGATCAAGAAGTTCTGCCCGAACTGCGGCAAGCACCAGGCACATAAGGAATCGCGCTGA
- a CDS encoding TA system VapC family ribonuclease toxin, with protein sequence MSDLDLPDVNVLVALLAPGHVHHRSAQEWFAATGRFATTPITEAGLLRMALNRSVMGRVVEAEAALTTLGSLREHERSVFLPDNSSLAYASIGLTGLVGFRQVTDLHLVNLAAQNSARLVTFDRKIAPVLAPDDQQRIHTLA encoded by the coding sequence ATGAGTGACCTCGATCTGCCCGACGTCAATGTGCTGGTGGCGCTCCTTGCGCCTGGCCATGTCCATCATCGATCTGCGCAGGAATGGTTCGCCGCCACCGGTCGATTCGCGACGACGCCGATCACGGAGGCCGGCCTGCTGAGAATGGCACTCAACCGGTCGGTCATGGGCCGAGTGGTGGAGGCGGAGGCGGCGTTGACCACCTTGGGCTCACTGCGGGAGCATGAGCGTTCGGTCTTCCTGCCGGACAATTCGTCCCTGGCGTACGCGAGTATCGGCCTCACCGGTCTCGTCGGCTTCCGTCAGGTCACCGACCTACACCTGGTGAATCTGGCCGCGCAGAATTCCGCGCGCCTGGTCACCTTCGACAGGAAGATCGCACCGGTGCTCGCCCCCGACGACCAGCAGCGCATTCACACGTTGGCGTGA
- the rplK gene encoding 50S ribosomal protein L11 produces the protein MPPKKKKLAGIIKLQIQAGAANPAPPVGPALGQHGVNIMEFCKAYNAATESQRGNVIPVEISVYEDRSFDFKLKTPPAAKLLLKAAGLQKGSGEPHTKKVGKVSMDQVREIAKTKQEDLNATDIDQAAKIIAGTARSMGITVDG, from the coding sequence ATGCCTCCCAAGAAGAAGAAGCTCGCCGGCATCATCAAGCTCCAGATCCAGGCAGGCGCGGCCAACCCGGCTCCGCCCGTGGGTCCGGCGCTCGGTCAGCACGGCGTCAACATCATGGAGTTCTGCAAGGCGTACAACGCCGCGACCGAGTCGCAGCGTGGCAACGTCATCCCGGTGGAGATCTCGGTCTACGAAGACCGCTCCTTCGACTTCAAGTTGAAGACCCCGCCGGCCGCCAAGCTGCTGCTCAAGGCAGCCGGTCTGCAGAAGGGCTCCGGCGAGCCGCACACCAAGAAGGTCGGCAAGGTCTCGATGGACCAGGTCCGTGAGATCGCCAAGACCAAGCAGGAAGACCTCAACGCCACCGACATCGACCAGGCCGCGAAGATCATCGCCGGTACTGCTCGGTCGATGGGGATCACGGTCGACGGCTGA
- a CDS encoding YajQ family cyclic di-GMP-binding protein, whose product MADSSFDVVSKVDRQEVDNALNQAAKELSQRYDFRGTNTGIEWSGEETIVITSDAEERAQAGLEVFKEKLIRRDISLKAFDAGEPAASGKTFKISGKIVEGIDSEHAKKISKKIRDEGPKGVKAQIQGEELRVSSKKRDDLQAVIALLKGEDFGIALQFVNYR is encoded by the coding sequence ATGGCTGATTCATCGTTCGACGTGGTGAGCAAGGTCGACCGCCAGGAGGTCGACAACGCCCTCAACCAGGCGGCCAAGGAGCTGTCGCAACGCTACGACTTCCGTGGCACCAACACCGGCATCGAATGGTCCGGCGAGGAGACCATCGTGATCACCTCCGACGCCGAGGAGCGCGCGCAGGCCGGGCTCGAGGTGTTCAAGGAGAAACTGATCCGCCGCGACATCTCACTCAAGGCCTTCGACGCCGGCGAACCCGCCGCATCCGGCAAGACGTTCAAGATCTCCGGCAAGATCGTCGAGGGCATCGACTCCGAGCACGCAAAGAAGATCTCCAAGAAGATCCGCGACGAGGGCCCCAAGGGCGTCAAGGCGCAGATCCAGGGTGAGGAACTGCGCGTCTCCAGCAAAAAGCGCGACGACCTGCAGGCCGTCATCGCCCTGCTCAAGGGCGAGGACTTCGGCATCGCGCTGCAGTTCGTGAACTACCGCTAG
- a CDS encoding oxidoreductase — MTSDISTSAIVGTADAAGTWQLGDRTVNRLGLGAMRLGGMPWEPPRRRDDATAVLRRAVELGVNHIDTAAFYFTAVRSCNELISTALQPYPDDLVLATKVGPSRSRDGEFEPMARPEQLRTQVEENLRDLGVDQMGLVNLRFGVGMDKTAGSVAEHIGALVDLRDAGLLRTIGLSNITADQLTEALSITPVACVQNRYGLTDRGDDDLLELCGEKGVAFVPFFAVATATGASPVDGPDATGEAEITAVADKHGATPAQIRLAWTLQRGPHVLAIPGTGNPAHLEQNVASASLRLDDADLATLDAIAAG, encoded by the coding sequence ATGACCTCAGATATCAGCACCTCCGCCATCGTTGGAACCGCCGACGCCGCCGGCACCTGGCAGCTCGGCGACCGCACCGTTAACCGCCTGGGCCTGGGCGCCATGCGCCTGGGCGGTATGCCGTGGGAGCCACCGCGCCGCCGCGACGACGCCACCGCCGTCCTGCGCCGCGCCGTGGAACTCGGCGTCAACCACATCGACACGGCCGCCTTCTACTTCACCGCGGTGCGGTCGTGCAACGAACTGATCAGCACTGCCCTACAGCCCTACCCCGACGACCTCGTACTCGCCACCAAGGTCGGCCCCAGTCGGTCACGCGACGGCGAGTTCGAACCGATGGCGCGCCCCGAGCAGCTGCGGACCCAGGTCGAGGAGAACCTCCGCGATCTCGGTGTCGATCAGATGGGTCTGGTCAATCTGCGTTTCGGCGTCGGGATGGACAAGACCGCCGGGTCGGTCGCCGAACACATCGGGGCGCTCGTCGACCTGCGCGACGCGGGCCTGCTCCGCACCATCGGACTCTCCAACATCACCGCCGACCAACTCACCGAAGCCCTCTCCATCACCCCGGTGGCCTGCGTGCAGAACCGGTACGGACTCACCGACCGCGGCGACGACGACCTGCTCGAACTGTGCGGCGAGAAAGGCGTGGCCTTCGTTCCGTTCTTCGCCGTCGCCACCGCCACCGGCGCCTCCCCCGTCGACGGCCCGGACGCGACCGGGGAGGCGGAGATCACGGCGGTCGCCGACAAGCACGGCGCGACGCCGGCCCAGATCAGGCTGGCGTGGACGTTGCAGCGCGGCCCCCATGTACTCGCCATCCCGGGCACCGGCAACCCGGCGCATCTGGAGCAGAACGTCGCGAGCGCATCACTGCGACTCGACGACGCCGACCTCGCGACGCTCGACGCCATCGCGGCCGGCTGA